A portion of the Bubalus kerabau isolate K-KA32 ecotype Philippines breed swamp buffalo chromosome 1, PCC_UOA_SB_1v2, whole genome shotgun sequence genome contains these proteins:
- the LOC129641518 gene encoding olfactory receptor 10A7 — MICENHTQVTEFILHGFTNKPEMQVSLFVLFLVIYTVTLLGNFLIVTVTIMDPALQTPMYFFLRNLSLLEVCFTLVMVPKMLVDLVSPRKSISFVGCGTQMYFFFFFGSSECFLLSMMAYDSFVAICNPLRYSVIMNRSLCLWMAVGSWMSGVPVSMLQTAWLMAHPFCGPSTIDHFFCDGPPVLKLVTEDTTMYEMQALASTLLFIMFPFSLILVSYTRIIKTILMMSSATGRQKAFSTCSSHLIVVSLFYGTASLTYLRPKSNQSSESKKLVSLSYTVITPMLNPIIYSLRNNEVKGAVKRTFTRKVLQKLGVL, encoded by the coding sequence ATGATCTGTGAAAATCACACCCAAGTGACTGAATTTATCCTTCACGGTTTTACAAACAAGCCTGAGATGCAAGTTTCCCTATTTGTTTTGTTCCTGGTCATCTATACAGTCACTTTGTTGGGTAACTTCCTTATTGTCACAGTTACCATTATGGATCCTGCTCTTCAAACAcccatgtacttctttctcagGAACTTGTCACTTCTTGAAGTCTGTTTCACCTTGGTCATGGTGCCAAAGATGTTGGTAGATCTAGTATCTCCAAGGAAAAGCATCTCTTTTGTAGGCTGTGGTACCCAGatgtacttctttttcttctttggcaGCTCTGAATGTTTCCTCCTCTCTATGATGGCTTATGATAGCTTTGTAGCCATCTGTAATCCTCTCCGCTATTCAGTCATAATGAATAGGTCCCTATGTTTGTGGATGGCTGTAGGTTCTTGGATGTCTGGTGTTCCCGTGTCTATGCTACAGACAGCTTGGTTGATGGCCCATCCTTTCTGTGGACCAAGCACCATAGACCACTTCTTTTGTGATGGTCCCCCAGTGTTGAAACTTGTCACTGAGGATACAACCATGTATGAAATGCAAGCACTTGCCTCCACACTACTATTTATTATGTTTCCCTTTTCCCTCATTTTGGTCTCCTACACTCGCATTATTAAAACCATCCTGATGATGTCCTCTGCTACCGGTCGCCAGAAGGCATTCTCCACTTGTTCATCTCACCTCATTGTGGTATCCCTTTTCTATGGAACAGCCAGCTTGACCTATCTACGGCCCAAATCCAACCAGTCTTCCGAGAGCAAGAAGCTAGTATCATTGTCCTACACTGTCATCACGCCAATGTTAAACCCCATCATCTACAGCCTAAGGAACAATGAAGTGAAGGGGGCAGTCAAGAGGACATTCACTCGTAAAGTCTTGCAGAAGTTAGGTGTGCTTTGA
- the LOC129641519 gene encoding olfactory receptor 6C74 — MRNRTTVTTFILLGLSNDPQLQVVIFLLLFFTYLMSVTGNLIIIILTLLDSHLKTPMYFFLRNFSFLEISFTTVCIPKFLVSMATGDKTISYNNCAAQLFFTILLGATEFFLLAAMSYDRYVAICKPLHYMTIMSDRVCNVLVFASWLAGFIIIFPPLLVGLQLDFCAANTVDHFFCDVSPILQLSCTDTDKVEIMMLLSAILTLLVTLVLVIFSYTNIIRTILKIPSSQKRRKAFSTCSSHMVVVSISYGSCIFMYVKPSAKQRVSLNKGIALLSTSVAPMLNPFIYTLRNRQVKYAFKLMIKNFEAFLMK; from the coding sequence ATGAGAAACCGCACAACAGTAACAACCTTTATTCTTCTTGGACTAAGCAATGATCCACAATTACAGGTggttatttttcttctcctttttttcacTTACTTAATGAGCGTCACTGGAAATCTAATCATCATCATCCTTACCCTGCTAGATTCACACCTCAAGACAcccatgtatttctttcttcgaaatttctcatttttagaaATCTCATTCACAACTGTCTGCATCCCCAAATTTCTTGTCAGTATGGCAACAGGTGATAAGACCATTTCTTACAACAATTGTGCAGCACAGCTGTTTTTTACTATTCTCTTGGGTGCAACCGAATTTTTTCTTCTGGCTGCCATGTCCTATGACCGCTACGTGGCCATCTGCAAACCCCTGCATTACATGACCATCATGAGTGACAGAGTGTGCAACGTACTGGTCTTTGCGTCATGGTTGGCTGGTTTCATAATAATTTTTCCACCACTCCTCGTGGGTCTCCAGCTTGATTTCTGTGCAGCCAACACTGTAgatcatttcttctgtgatgtaTCTCCTATATTACAACTCTCTTGCACAGACACAGATAAAGTAGAAATAATGATGCTTCTCTCAGCCATTTTAACTCTCCTGGTTACTCTGGTGTTAGTGATTTTCTCCTACACAAACATCATTAGGACTATTCTGAAGATACCTTCTTCTCAAAAGAGGAGGAAAGCCTTTTCCACATGTTCTTCTCACATGGTGGTTGTGTCCATTTCTTATGGAAGTTGCATCTTCATGTATGTGAAACCCTCTGCCAAGCAAAGAGTGTCTTTAAATAAAGGGATAGCTCTGCTCAGTACTTCTGTTGCCCCCATGTTGAATCCTTTTATTTATACACTGAGAAACAGACAAGTGAAATATGCTTTTAAGCTCATGATCAAAAATTTTGAGGCTTTCTTAATGAAGTGA